Part of the Streptomyces sp. WMMC500 genome is shown below.
GTGGGTGAGGGTGCGGTGCATGGTGGCGCGGGGCATGGCGAGGTCTTCGATCATGGAGTCGAGCATGACGCCGTTGGCTTGGTGGGGGATGATGTGGCTGATGTCGGCGGGTTCGACGCCGGCTTCGTGGAGGAATTCTTTGATGAGTTGGGGGAGTTGTTCGACGACGAAGCGGCGTACTTCTCGGCCGTCCATGGTGAAGTATTGGAGGTTGTTGTCGAGGGTGTCGTGGTTGTGGGGGTGTCGGCTGCCGCCTGCGGGGACTTCGATGAGGTGGGAGAGGTCGCCGAAGGTGTGGAGTGCGACGTGGCGGAGGAGGGGGCCGTGGCGGGTGGTGCCCAGGACCATGGCGCCGGCGCCGTCGCCGAAGAGGACGACTGTTTTGCGGTCGGTGGGGTTGAGGATGCGTGAGTATATGTCGGCGCCGACGACGAGGGCGTAGCCGCCGCGTCGGAGGATGGCGCTGCCGACGGCGGAGAGGGCGAAGACGGTGCCGGAGCAGACGGCGTTGACGTCGAATGCGGCGGTGCCGGATGCGCCGAGGTTGCGTTGGACGTAGGCGGCGGTGGGGGGTTGG
Proteins encoded:
- a CDS encoding ketoacyl-ACP synthase III, whose translation is MTDIGPIDIDADVPDRISPSIDVRILGTGAYVPDRIVTNDEVGAPAGVDDDWITRKTAIRERRWAAPDQATSDLATTAARAAMQAAGITAEQLSVIAVATSTPDRPQPPTAAYVQRNLGASGTAAFDVNAVCSGTVFALSAVGSAILRRGGYALVVGADIYSRILNPTDRKTVVLFGDGAGAMVLGTTRHGPLLRHVALHTFGDLSHLIEVPAGGSRHPHNHDTLDNNLQYFTMDGREVRRFVVEQLPQLIKEFLHEAGVEPADISHIIPHQANGVMLDSMIEDLAMPRATMHRTLTHYGNTGAASIPITLDTAARQNTLHPGQLILLAGFGGGMATSFALIEWN